A section of the Prochlorococcus marinus XMU1402 genome encodes:
- a CDS encoding flavin reductase family protein — protein MTLNLEAKKILLRKIPHGLFICGVRDEDKNEVNGFTASWVTQGSFTPPLVVMAVRAEGSSHEIIKSTNKFSLNVLKSDQKDLAAVFFKPQKALGGRFESVEFNLGELGLPILVDSVGGVECNVVGSVMHGDHTVFVGEVQSAYLNNDVDSLNLSSTGWNYGG, from the coding sequence TCTTATTAAGAAAAATACCTCACGGATTATTTATTTGTGGCGTTAGAGACGAGGATAAAAATGAAGTGAATGGATTTACTGCAAGTTGGGTGACTCAAGGTTCTTTCACCCCACCATTAGTTGTTATGGCTGTTAGAGCAGAGGGTTCTAGTCATGAAATAATAAAGTCAACCAATAAGTTCTCATTAAATGTGCTCAAAAGTGATCAAAAGGATCTAGCGGCTGTTTTCTTTAAACCTCAAAAAGCATTAGGAGGTAGATTTGAATCTGTTGAATTTAATTTAGGTGAGCTTGGATTGCCTATTTTAGTTGATAGTGTTGGTGGTGTTGAATGTAATGTTGTTGGAAGTGTTATGCATGGAGACCATACCGTTTTTGTAGGAGAGGTGCAATCTGCTTATCTGAATAATGATGTTGACTCACTAAATTTATCTTCAACTGGCTGGAATTATGGAGGTTAA
- the cobN gene encoding cobaltochelatase subunit CobN gives MHRILNVAGNEKNNDDLIEQPAADFIFITSVKADLNLISKLLLEKEFASLKNNIRALEISNLNSSAQIDNYLLKTINYAKVVILRIFGDKGTWNYGIEQLLNWQAVNKKRKLVILSGTVDQEVSLSEISSIDKNIALNISRLLRSGGMENYRKFLNCLNYLKVNETLIPDEFLNISFYPDPYLYDWKIEKGEKIGIISYKSLFLANEIEVNEKLNLQLRRCGLSPKTLFISTLKDHIIQKKLIEIFKKEDIKLIITTTSFSSSQIKNNELIENSTNIFTSLKIPILQLLSSNRSRKNWLNSSIGMNSSDLLMQIIIPEFDGRITTCPSAFKEIISKKNTLYSEITSYKADQVGIKWISKFATNYVKLQQLNNFEKKICLIISNYPVKNGRIGNGVGLNTPSSIINILNWLKEEGYDLGSCNYPQDSSVLMSILIKTRTNDIESQNNKPLDYLPLSEYLKYWNYLELEPKNIIVNRWGKPSEAIDLDNEGFSINGIRFGKITLLIQPQRGYDSFTDRDIHSPDLPPPHRYLAQYFWIEKVFNANAICHIGKHGTVEWLPGKSIGLSNKCFPNIICPAIPNIYPFIVNDPGEGSQAKRRTAATIIDHLTPPLDRSELYGKYSILENYLDEYFEAKLLNSNRIEIIEKSIFELIKKDFNEITLNNKNNQIEEIDSFLCKIKESQIRTGLHIFGNRQNDINEINLFLCVARVPNANRIGIVQYIAKHLKLDLDPWTNIYDQKLSEKDKKILLTFSNKNILNFRMAIDFLEQQAKYLIYLFFYKKNINIKNLEKYKNQKIIDYFFNEKKHNKYFLLLKKEILYPIINSSYNEKLSFINSLNGQYVKSGPSGAPTRGKTEALPTGKNFFSVDSRGLPTESAWSVGCQSASQILDLYKQDNGEDLKNIAISVWATSTMRNGGEDICQILYLLGVQPIWDGPSRRVVDLEIIPLSVLERPRVDVTLRISGMFRDAFPQLVKLTSKAINLVSNLNEDDKFNPLAGASRDGDSINRIFGSAPGSYGAGLQELISNSNWENIDDFGESFLNWSKWIYSDNLEPIEDKKSLENALKNVQLVVHNQDNKEHDILDSDDYYQFQGGLSSAVKKLSGKFPEMYHGDLSKFGLSKISKLQDEINKVVISRILNPKWINGMKDNGYKGAFEFSATLDYLYAFDASTEVVSDWCYDEVYKSWLCDLDLRNFFLENNPWALRDIAQRFLEIVNRKMWNNSSSDVIENLKNIIINTDSIIEKNEF, from the coding sequence ATGCACAGGATATTAAATGTAGCAGGAAATGAAAAGAATAATGATGATTTAATTGAGCAACCAGCGGCAGATTTTATTTTTATAACAAGTGTAAAAGCTGATTTAAATCTCATATCAAAATTATTGTTAGAAAAAGAATTTGCTTCATTAAAAAATAATATAAGAGCTTTAGAAATTTCTAATTTAAATTCATCAGCTCAAATAGATAATTATTTATTAAAAACAATTAATTATGCAAAAGTTGTCATACTAAGAATTTTTGGCGATAAAGGTACATGGAACTATGGAATTGAACAACTTTTAAATTGGCAAGCAGTCAATAAAAAAAGGAAGTTAGTAATCCTATCTGGTACCGTTGATCAGGAAGTGTCCTTAAGTGAAATAAGTAGTATAGATAAAAATATTGCATTAAATATTTCTAGATTACTGAGATCGGGAGGAATGGAGAATTATAGAAAATTTCTTAATTGTTTAAATTATCTAAAGGTAAATGAAACATTAATTCCTGATGAGTTTTTGAATATTAGTTTTTATCCAGATCCTTATTTATATGATTGGAAAATTGAAAAAGGAGAAAAGATTGGAATAATATCCTATAAATCACTTTTTTTGGCTAATGAAATTGAAGTAAACGAAAAACTTAACTTGCAGTTACGAAGATGCGGACTATCGCCTAAAACGTTATTTATTTCAACACTAAAAGATCATATTATTCAAAAGAAATTAATAGAAATTTTTAAAAAGGAAGATATTAAATTAATAATTACCACAACTTCATTTTCTTCATCTCAAATCAAAAATAACGAATTAATTGAAAATTCTACAAATATTTTTACTTCTCTTAAAATTCCAATTTTACAGCTTCTCTCTTCAAATAGATCAAGAAAAAATTGGTTAAATTCATCCATTGGAATGAATTCATCTGATTTATTGATGCAAATAATTATTCCTGAATTTGATGGAAGGATTACTACCTGTCCTTCAGCATTTAAAGAAATAATTTCTAAAAAAAATACACTCTACAGTGAAATAACCAGTTACAAAGCTGATCAAGTAGGTATTAAATGGATTTCAAAATTCGCAACAAATTATGTGAAACTTCAACAACTTAATAATTTTGAAAAAAAAATCTGTTTAATAATAAGTAATTATCCAGTAAAGAATGGAAGAATCGGTAATGGTGTTGGTCTTAATACACCATCTTCGATAATAAATATTCTTAACTGGTTAAAAGAAGAAGGTTATGATCTTGGATCTTGTAATTACCCTCAAGATTCTTCGGTATTAATGTCAATACTTATAAAAACTAGAACTAATGATATTGAATCTCAAAATAATAAACCATTAGATTACTTACCACTTAGTGAATATTTAAAATATTGGAATTATTTAGAACTTGAACCAAAAAATATTATTGTTAACCGTTGGGGCAAACCATCAGAAGCGATCGATCTTGATAATGAAGGCTTCTCAATAAATGGTATTAGATTTGGAAAAATAACATTATTGATTCAACCTCAACGAGGTTATGACTCTTTCACTGATAGAGATATTCATTCTCCCGATCTTCCACCTCCCCATAGATATTTAGCACAATATTTTTGGATTGAAAAAGTTTTTAACGCAAATGCTATTTGCCATATTGGTAAACATGGGACTGTTGAATGGTTACCTGGCAAATCTATAGGTCTCAGTAATAAATGTTTTCCAAATATTATTTGTCCAGCAATTCCAAACATATATCCTTTTATCGTAAATGATCCTGGGGAAGGATCCCAAGCTAAAAGAAGAACTGCTGCAACAATTATTGATCATTTAACCCCTCCTTTGGATAGGTCAGAATTATATGGAAAATATTCAATATTAGAAAATTATTTAGACGAATATTTTGAAGCAAAATTATTAAATTCTAATCGGATTGAAATTATAGAAAAATCCATTTTTGAATTAATTAAAAAAGATTTTAACGAAATCACTTTAAATAATAAAAATAATCAAATTGAAGAGATTGATTCTTTTCTTTGCAAAATTAAAGAATCTCAAATTAGGACAGGTTTGCATATTTTTGGTAATAGGCAGAATGACATTAATGAAATAAATTTATTCTTGTGTGTCGCTAGAGTGCCAAATGCCAATAGAATTGGGATTGTTCAATATATAGCAAAACATTTAAAACTAGATTTGGATCCTTGGACGAATATATATGATCAAAAGTTAAGTGAAAAGGATAAAAAAATATTATTGACTTTTTCCAACAAAAACATTTTAAACTTTAGAATGGCTATTGATTTTTTGGAACAACAAGCAAAGTATTTAATATATTTGTTTTTTTACAAAAAGAATATCAATATAAAAAATCTTGAGAAATATAAAAATCAGAAAATAATAGACTATTTCTTTAATGAAAAAAAACATAATAAGTATTTTTTATTATTAAAAAAAGAGATTCTATATCCAATCATTAATTCTTCATATAATGAGAAATTATCATTTATTAATTCGTTAAATGGACAATATGTAAAAAGTGGTCCATCTGGAGCCCCTACGAGAGGTAAAACTGAAGCTTTACCCACTGGTAAAAATTTCTTTTCAGTTGATTCGAGAGGACTGCCAACTGAATCAGCATGGAGTGTTGGTTGTCAATCCGCCTCACAAATACTTGATTTATACAAACAAGATAATGGAGAAGATTTAAAAAATATAGCAATATCTGTATGGGCAACATCCACAATGAGAAATGGTGGTGAAGACATTTGTCAAATACTATATTTATTAGGAGTACAGCCTATTTGGGATGGGCCCTCTAGAAGAGTAGTAGATCTAGAAATCATTCCTTTATCTGTTCTCGAAAGACCAAGGGTTGATGTTACTTTAAGGATTTCAGGAATGTTTAGAGATGCATTTCCACAGTTAGTAAAATTAACTTCTAAAGCAATAAATCTTGTTTCTAATCTTAATGAGGATGATAAATTTAACCCTCTTGCTGGGGCATCAAGGGATGGTGATTCAATTAATCGTATATTTGGTTCAGCGCCAGGTTCATATGGAGCTGGACTACAAGAACTAATTTCTAATTCTAATTGGGAAAATATTGATGATTTTGGAGAATCTTTTCTTAATTGGAGTAAGTGGATTTACAGTGATAATCTTGAACCTATAGAGGATAAAAAATCATTAGAAAATGCTCTTAAAAATGTTCAGTTAGTTGTTCATAACCAAGATAATAAGGAACATGATATTTTAGATTCTGATGATTATTATCAGTTTCAGGGTGGCTTATCTTCAGCAGTAAAAAAATTGAGCGGTAAATTTCCTGAAATGTATCATGGTGATTTATCAAAATTTGGATTATCCAAAATTTCAAAATTACAAGATGAAATTAATAAAGTTGTTATATCAAGAATACTTAACCCTAAATGGATAAATGGAATGAAGGATAATGGTTATAAAGGAGCGTTTGAATTTTCAGCTACACTAGATTACTTATATGCTTTTGATGCTTCTACTGAAGTAGTCTCAGATTGGTGTTATGATGAAGTTTATAAATCATGGTTATGTGATCTGGATCTTAGGAATTTCTTTCTAGAGAATAATCCATGGGCTTTAAGAGATATTGCACAAAGATTTCTTGAAATTGTAAATAGAAAAATGTGGAATAATTCTTCATCAGATGTCATTGAAAATTTAAAGAACATAATTATTAATACTGATTCAATAATTGAAAAAAATGAATTCTAA
- the uvrC gene encoding excinuclease ABC subunit UvrC: protein MSNSSIEKINNKYNFKIEYKLINNKELLKSRLSEIPKSSGCYLFKDIDNNLLYIGKSKKLRSRVSSYFNNYSDLTPRLSLMVRQITEIEIIVTDSEYEALNLESNLIKTNKPYFNILLKDDKKYPYLCITWSEKYPRIFITRRRRNRNNLDRYYGPYVDVGLLRRTLFTIKKIFPLRQRPRPVYKDRTCLNYSIGRCPGVCQEVISSDDYKKIMKQVSMIFQGRNDDLEIFLQQKMLQFSNDLDYENAAKIRDQISGLKLLTESQKISIPDSSINRDIFGIVSEKNVASIQIFQMRSGKLIGRIGYSQKLNNEDENLILQKILEEHYMNVEPVEIPSEILIQYNLPKQATIEDWLTELRKKKVKILIPKRNKKHETVEMVLKNAKLELDRILNGIQDNESSIEDLAQILELSEQPKRIEGYDISHIQGSDPVASQVVFIDGVPSKQHYRKYKIKDPNVFIGHSDDFASIYEVIQRRFKKWSRFKESGGDFSILNDKTNSKLDNELLSDWPDLIMIDGGKGQLNAAIKALKELNLEEEVTICSLAKKNEEIFIPGFTKSLDTDENQKGVLLLRRVRDEAHRFALSFHRDKRSKRMNRSQLSQISGLGPSRIRELLEHFKSIDAIRIASKEDLSKVKGLGKNSVNDIYEYFNEL from the coding sequence ATGAGTAATTCCTCTATCGAAAAAATAAATAACAAATATAATTTTAAAATTGAATATAAATTAATTAATAATAAGGAGTTATTAAAATCAAGATTATCCGAAATTCCAAAGTCATCTGGTTGTTATCTTTTTAAAGATATTGATAATAACTTACTTTATATCGGTAAATCTAAAAAACTACGCAGTAGAGTAAGTAGTTATTTCAATAATTATTCAGATTTAACTCCCCGATTAAGTTTGATGGTTCGTCAAATAACTGAAATAGAAATAATAGTCACAGATAGCGAATATGAAGCATTAAATTTAGAGTCAAATTTAATTAAAACAAACAAACCATATTTTAATATTCTTTTAAAGGATGATAAGAAATATCCATATCTTTGTATAACTTGGAGTGAAAAATATCCTCGAATATTTATTACAAGAAGAAGAAGAAATAGAAATAATTTAGATAGATATTATGGACCTTATGTTGATGTCGGATTATTAAGGAGAACATTATTTACGATAAAAAAAATATTTCCACTTAGACAAAGACCAAGGCCAGTCTATAAAGATAGAACTTGTTTGAATTATTCAATAGGAAGATGTCCAGGTGTTTGCCAAGAAGTTATATCATCTGACGATTATAAAAAAATAATGAAACAAGTATCTATGATATTTCAGGGAAGAAATGATGACTTAGAAATATTTTTACAACAAAAAATGCTGCAATTTTCAAATGATTTAGATTATGAGAATGCAGCAAAAATAAGAGACCAAATTTCAGGTTTAAAATTATTAACTGAATCACAAAAAATATCAATACCAGATTCTTCAATTAATAGAGATATCTTTGGAATAGTTTCAGAAAAAAATGTAGCTAGTATACAAATTTTCCAAATGAGATCAGGTAAGCTCATTGGGAGAATTGGCTATAGTCAAAAATTAAATAATGAAGATGAAAATCTTATTTTACAAAAGATATTAGAAGAGCATTATATGAATGTTGAACCTGTAGAAATACCATCAGAAATTCTTATTCAATATAACCTTCCAAAACAAGCAACCATAGAGGATTGGTTAACGGAGCTAAGAAAAAAGAAAGTAAAAATCCTAATCCCAAAAAGAAATAAAAAACATGAAACTGTAGAAATGGTTTTAAAAAATGCGAAATTGGAATTAGATAGAATATTAAATGGGATACAAGATAATGAATCATCAATTGAGGATCTTGCCCAAATACTTGAATTAAGCGAACAACCTAAAAGAATTGAAGGCTATGATATAAGCCATATTCAAGGTAGTGACCCTGTAGCATCACAAGTAGTTTTTATTGATGGGGTTCCTTCTAAACAGCATTATAGGAAATATAAAATTAAAGATCCAAACGTTTTTATAGGACATAGTGATGATTTTGCTTCGATATATGAAGTAATACAAAGAAGGTTTAAAAAATGGTCAAGATTTAAAGAAAGCGGAGGGGATTTTTCAATATTAAATGATAAAACGAACAGTAAATTAGACAATGAACTTCTATCAGATTGGCCTGATTTAATAATGATTGATGGAGGAAAAGGACAGTTAAATGCAGCTATTAAAGCATTAAAAGAATTAAATCTTGAGGAAGAAGTAACTATATGTTCATTGGCAAAAAAAAATGAAGAAATATTTATTCCAGGATTTACTAAGTCTCTTGATACTGATGAAAATCAAAAAGGAGTTCTTCTATTAAGAAGGGTAAGAGATGAAGCACATAGATTTGCATTATCTTTTCATAGAGACAAAAGATCTAAAAGAATGAATAGATCTCAATTGTCCCAAATCAGTGGATTAGGACCATCAAGAATAAGAGAATTGCTTGAGCATTTCAAATCAATAGACGCGATAAGAATAGCTAGTAAGGAGGATTTATCAAAAGTTAAAGGACTTGGAAAAAATTCAGTTAATGATATATATGAATATTTTAACGAGTTATAA
- a CDS encoding PHP domain-containing protein → MNREDLVKLTSNINKNSCPNNINFHCHTKFSDGSLEPYELLDQAYKNNLKFLSITDHHTIKAHEYIKKNNILKNYPKDSFTLISGIEINCLILGCLVHVIGLGIDIKSKYLNPYILGESPIGNDLNIKSVIKSINLAGGLSFLAHPARYRIPFYKLIPEAKIQGIDGIEVWYDYELNEVWNPSLFVCSEIDKLADKYSMLKTCGTDSHGLSLLGR, encoded by the coding sequence ATGAATAGGGAAGACTTAGTAAAATTAACTTCCAATATTAATAAAAATAGTTGTCCTAATAATATTAATTTTCACTGTCATACAAAATTTAGTGATGGAAGTTTAGAACCATATGAACTTTTAGATCAAGCTTATAAAAATAACTTGAAATTTTTATCAATAACCGATCATCATACAATTAAAGCTCATGAATATATAAAAAAAAATAATATACTCAAAAATTATCCTAAAGATTCCTTTACATTAATTTCGGGAATAGAAATTAATTGTTTGATTTTAGGATGTTTAGTACATGTAATTGGATTGGGAATAGATATAAAAAGTAAATACCTAAATCCCTACATCCTTGGAGAGTCTCCAATAGGTAATGATTTAAATATTAAATCAGTTATAAAATCAATAAATTTAGCTGGTGGTTTATCATTTCTTGCACATCCAGCGAGATACAGGATTCCCTTTTATAAATTAATTCCAGAGGCCAAAATACAAGGTATTGATGGAATAGAGGTTTGGTACGATTATGAACTTAATGAAGTATGGAATCCTAGTTTATTTGTATGTTCAGAAATAGATAAATTAGCAGATAAATATTCAATGCTAAAAACATGCGGAACAGATAGTCATGGACTTTCGCTATTAGGTAGATAA
- the hemJ gene encoding protoporphyrinogen oxidase HemJ: MAAEAYLWFKSLHIIGVIVWFAGLFYLVRLFIYHEESKNMDNELKIAFNKQYTLMEKRLANIITTPGMILALSMAICMVIMQPSWLSEKWLQIKISFVLGLVIYHSYCYKIMYSLQNGTSTISAKNLRLLNELPTLLLFIIVLLVIFKNNFPTSIATWSVVGLIIFMLASIQLYAKIRKKNENSLSNE; the protein is encoded by the coding sequence TTGGCAGCTGAAGCATATCTCTGGTTTAAATCACTTCACATTATTGGTGTAATCGTTTGGTTTGCGGGACTTTTTTATTTAGTAAGACTTTTTATATATCATGAAGAATCTAAAAATATGGATAATGAATTAAAAATTGCCTTTAATAAACAATACACCTTGATGGAAAAAAGGCTGGCGAATATAATTACAACACCCGGGATGATATTAGCTTTAAGTATGGCTATTTGCATGGTTATTATGCAACCAAGTTGGTTAAGTGAGAAGTGGTTGCAAATTAAAATTTCTTTTGTTTTGGGATTAGTAATTTATCATTCTTATTGTTATAAAATAATGTATTCATTACAAAATGGTACTTCAACCATTTCAGCAAAAAACCTTAGATTATTAAATGAATTGCCTACTTTATTATTATTTATAATTGTACTTTTAGTTATTTTTAAAAATAATTTTCCAACTAGTATTGCTACATGGAGCGTAGTTGGACTAATTATTTTCATGTTGGCTTCAATTCAATTATATGCAAAGATTAGAAAGAAAAATGAGAATTCATTAAGTAATGAATAG